From a single Mycolicibacterium moriokaense genomic region:
- the pntB gene encoding Re/Si-specific NAD(P)(+) transhydrogenase subunit beta, with the protein MFSVTTVATAAYVVAAMLFILALAGLSKHETSRAGNTFGIAGMTVALLATIALALARHIEPLGLALLIGAMVVGAAIGLWRAKVVEMTGMPELIALLHSFVGLAAVLVGWNGYLHVEGELAGAEAAQLAQEGMLGIHSAEVVIGVFIGAVTFTGSIVANLKLSARIKSAPMMLPGKNFLNVGALVVFAALTVWFVIDPQLWLLAVVTGLALLLGWHLVASIGGGDMPVVVSMLNSYSGWAAAASGFLLSNDLLIVTGALVGSSGAYLSYIMCKAMNRSFISVIAGGFGIEAGPADDKDYGEHREITADGAAELLESASSVIITPGYGMAVAQAQYGVADLTRKLRERGVNVRFGIHPVAGRLPGHMNVLLAEAKVPYDIVLEMDEINDDFDDTDVVLVIGANDTVNPAASEDPGSPIAGMPVLTVWNANNVIVFKRSMASGYAGVQNPLFFRQNTQMLFGDAKDRVDAINAALSETVSH; encoded by the coding sequence ATGTTCTCCGTCACCACCGTCGCCACCGCCGCCTACGTCGTCGCGGCGATGCTGTTCATCCTGGCGCTCGCCGGCCTGTCCAAGCACGAGACATCAAGGGCCGGAAACACCTTCGGTATCGCCGGGATGACCGTTGCGCTGCTCGCGACGATCGCGCTTGCCTTGGCGCGCCACATCGAACCGCTTGGTCTCGCGCTGCTCATCGGCGCCATGGTCGTCGGGGCCGCGATAGGTCTCTGGCGGGCCAAGGTCGTCGAGATGACCGGGATGCCCGAGCTGATCGCGCTGCTGCACAGCTTCGTCGGCCTGGCCGCCGTGCTGGTCGGCTGGAACGGCTATCTGCATGTGGAGGGCGAACTGGCCGGAGCAGAGGCCGCGCAGCTCGCGCAGGAGGGCATGCTCGGCATCCATTCGGCCGAGGTCGTCATCGGCGTGTTCATCGGTGCGGTGACGTTCACCGGTTCGATCGTCGCCAACCTGAAGCTGTCGGCCCGCATCAAGTCCGCGCCGATGATGCTGCCCGGCAAGAACTTCCTCAACGTCGGCGCGCTCGTCGTTTTCGCCGCGCTCACCGTCTGGTTCGTGATCGACCCGCAGCTGTGGCTGCTTGCGGTGGTCACCGGGCTGGCGCTGCTGCTGGGCTGGCACCTGGTCGCCTCGATCGGCGGCGGCGACATGCCGGTGGTGGTGTCGATGCTCAACAGCTATTCCGGTTGGGCCGCAGCGGCTTCGGGCTTCCTGCTGTCCAACGACCTGCTCATCGTCACCGGCGCGCTCGTCGGCTCGTCGGGTGCGTACCTGTCCTACATCATGTGCAAGGCGATGAACCGCTCGTTCATCTCGGTGATCGCAGGCGGCTTCGGGATCGAGGCCGGGCCCGCCGATGACAAGGACTACGGCGAGCACCGCGAGATCACCGCCGACGGGGCGGCCGAACTGCTCGAGTCGGCCAGTTCGGTGATCATCACGCCGGGCTACGGCATGGCCGTCGCGCAGGCCCAGTACGGTGTCGCCGACCTGACGCGCAAGCTGCGCGAGCGCGGCGTCAACGTCCGGTTCGGCATCCACCCCGTCGCGGGACGCCTGCCCGGCCACATGAACGTGCTGCTGGCCGAGGCGAAGGTGCCCTACGACATCGTGCTGGAGATGGACGAGATCAACGACGACTTCGACGACACCGACGTCGTACTCGTCATCGGCGCCAACGACACCGTCAACCCGGCGGCCTCCGAGGACCCCGGCAGCCCGATCGCGGGCATGCCCGTGCTCACGGTGTGGAACGCGAACAATGTCATCGTGTTCAAGCGGTCCATGGCGTCGGGTTACGCCGGTGTGCAGAACCCGTTGTTCTTCCGTCAGAACACCCAGATGCTGTTCGGTGACGCGAAGGACCGGGTGGACGCGATCAACGCCGCGCTCTCCGAAACGGTCTCGCACTAG